In Gorilla gorilla gorilla isolate KB3781 chromosome 16, NHGRI_mGorGor1-v2.1_pri, whole genome shotgun sequence, the genomic window TGCTTAGAATCAGGCTCACTCTTGCACACTGTTAGGAAGCCCCTCCACTCTTTCCAGAGCCAGAAAGTAGTAGTTTTGGGGTTGagacttatccatccatccatccatccatccagtccATCCATCCGTACGTTCTAAGCGCCTGGTCTATACCATGaagtgtgctaggcactgggaggACTTGAGCTGCCAAGGGAAGGGGAAATCGGAGGCTTGAATTGGAGTCATAGTTAAGGCTCCAGGGGCAGAGACCTAACTGCGCCTTGTGTGTAGTGCTAAGGGGGCTTCCTAAGGATGCCATCAAACTTAAAGGCGGATGGATGGCAGGAGCTGGCTGGCTGAAGTACAGTTTGTGTACCAGGGGTAGGGAGGCAAGGGTGGGAGACGTGTGTCTTCAGACagagaacagcatgtgcagaGACTTCAGGTTAGAGAGAGTATGGCTCCCCAGGAATGGATGCATTTCCCATAGCTGGGAGAGTATCATCTGCAGGTTAGGGAAAGATGAGGCTGGACAAGTAGAGAACAAATCTTCCTGGCTCTtggatcaccacaatcaagataatgaaggTATCCACCAGCCTCCATAATTTCCTTGTGTGAGGGGCTATTTTAAGAAGTATAATCAAGAAGGGCtgttctggctgggtgcggtggctcatgcctgtaatcctagcactttgggagagtgaagagggtggatcacctgaggtcaggagttcgagaccagcatggccatggcactccagcctgggcaacagagggagactctgtcttatttttttatttttttaaaaaagaagggcTGGTCTGATGTGTCACTTAAAGGATAGCAAGCCactggccaggtgccgtggctcacgcctgtaatcccagcactttgggatgctgagggggacggatcacttgaggtcgggagttcaagaccagcctggctaacatagtgaaacgctgtctctactaaaaatacaaaattagccgagtgtggtggcacatgcctgtaatcccagctacttgggaggctgaggcaggagaatcacttgaacctgggaagcggaggttacagtgagccgaggtcacgccattgcactccagcctggggaacaagagtgaaactgtctcaaaaaaaaaaaggatagcaaGCCACACAGAGAGTGCAGCAGGCATGGAGGCGGGAGCAAGGCTGGTGTGCCCCAGGAGCAGCAGGGAAGCCGGAGTGGCTGGACTTGTGTGGGTAtggggaagaggggagagagatCACTCGTCTCTGTGAGGCACAGGACTTTGTTTTATCTCATGCTGTACCCCCAGCACTTAGAGTGGGAGCTAGCATAGAGAAGGTGCTCAATTGATGTTTGCTGAGCAGATGAATGCCTGGAGTAGACCTCAGAGCAGGGTTTGGTGGCAGGGTGGGTCAGGGAGAGAGTTTACTCAACAGCCTGGTGATAGGGGAGAACAAGAGGCCAGAGGGTATCCATCTATTTCGGGGACCGGGGGTCCCTGGTGGGCAGCAGTGTGGGAGACACACGGATCCTGGCCACACCTCAGGCCTCCCTCCAGCCTGAttacctgcctccctcccttgcaGAGGTTCCGGTTCTGTGGTGATCTGGACTGTCCCGACTGGGTCCTGGCAGAGATCAGCACGCTGGCCAAGATGGTTGAGTGCACAGGGTCTAGTCTGGGTGGAGGAGGGTATTTGGGCTGGAGACTGTGGGTGTAGAGGATGGTGAGGTTTCTCTGGGGCTAGGGCCTCAGTGCTCTCAGCCTGTGCTACCATGCTTTGTGACCTTGATCAGTGGCTGGCCTGCTCTGAGCCTGTCCCCAGGAAGGAGGGGTGAGGTTTGCCAGCTTGGCTGATGTAAAGACTTCCCTTCCAGTCCTCTGTGAAGTTGCGGCTGCTCTGCAGCCAGGTACTAAAGGAGCTGCTGGGACAGGGAATTGATGTGAGTACAAGATCCAGCACCCCATTGTCCCATGACCTTATGACCACCACTGCCCTGAAACTCTGCACTAGGCCCGGGGAGATGGGTGAGCCAGCCTCTCAACCTCTCTGGgcacctcccttccttctttccagcctGTCTGTTCCTTATCGCAGGATCCAGGCTGGGGGTGAGGGGCTGGTGAGCAGGGGCCTGGCACCCCCTGAAGGTCTCCTTTCCCCATAGTATGAGAAGATCCTGAAGCTCACGGCTGACGCCAAGTTTGGTGAGTATCCCGCTGAGTCTATAGGCCCCAGGCAACCCTGGGAACTTGGCCTGGTGCCTGGTACAGAGtggccccccacccctcccagcaGCATCCTTAACTTACCTTCCCTAGTGGAGGAGCATGAGGGAAAGAAAGACTGACAGTCCCACCTTCCTGTCCTCTGCCAGCTCCTGGTGGAGCAGTAGCAGTGCCTGTGGCTCCAGGAGGCCTGGGGGCTTTGAGCTAAAGTTAATAGGGCAACAGGGAGGTGGCTGGACCCACAGTGacaccccctgccccacccacgGGTCCCTCAGAGTCAGGCGATGTGAAGGCCACAGTGGCAGTGCTGAGTTTCATCCTCTCCAGTGCGGCCAAGCACAGTGTCGATGGCGAATCCTTGTCCAGTGAACTGCAGCAGCTGGGGCTGCCCAAAGGTACGGGTTGTGGGTTGGCAGCTGGGCAGCCTGTCGGCCAAAGGCTGCTAGAGAGGGGACAGGCCCTGAGGTGTACCCTGCCCTGTTTGGGCCAGGAGCCCAagcccagcccccacctgctACCTCCAGAGCTTCTCCATTCTACCCCCAGAGCACGCGGCCAGCCTGTGCCGCTGTTATGAGGAGAAGCAAAGCCCCTTGCAGAAGCACTTGCGGGTCTGCAGCCTACGCAGTAAGTATGAGGCCAGCCAAGGTCCGGGCTCATTCTAGAAGGTGCACGCAGCACGCAAAGTGCATGGAGAGTCCAGGGAGACGACTTAACCACGGTCACATGGTTACTAGCAGCCGTAGatctgggacctggccctgggTCTCCTGACTCCCCCCAAGGTTTCTTGTCACTGAGGTCTGCTGTGGGTGATCCGAACTGATTATCGGGCACCTGCCCTGTTCTGAGCCTGGGTCAGCAGGATGGGAGCTTCTTAGAGGCCACATAGCCTTGAACGGTTGAGAGCTGAGCCAGGGTGTCGGCTGAGGGCTACTTGGCTTGCCTGCTTTGATCCTGAGAGCCACCCACCCCATCTCACAGTGAATAGGTTGGCAGGTGTGGGCTGGCGGGTGGACTACACCCTGAGCTCCAGCCTGCTGCAATCCGTGGAAGAGCCCATGGTGCACCTGCGGCTGGAGGTGGCAGCTGCCCCAGGGACCCCAGCCCAGCCTGTTGCCATGTCCCTCTCAGCAGACAAGTTCCAGGTCCTCCTGGCAGGTGAGGCTCAGCTATTCCTCGACGGGTAAGAGGCTCTCCCAGATCCGCCTGACTGCCTCCCACCTGCCCACCTCTTCCCTCTGCAGAACTGAAGCAGGCCCAGACCCTGATGAGCTCCCTGGGCTGAGGAGAAGTGTGTTCCAGGCCTGTGTGGAGCCACCCTGCCCATATGGAGTCACGCCCTCTGAACTGCTCTTCGGGAGGCGGCCCTGGTTCTAGGATGCTGAGGCCCTGGCCTGGACTCTGGCCTCCCAGATCCCCAGCTGCCTCACTTCTCTCTTGAGAACTTGGCTCAGGGCTCCTGAGGACCTTTCCCAGCATTACCTTCCCTTCCCTTGAAAGGCAATTGTTGGCTGTTTTCATaagcaggaaaaataaacagaagtatAAAGGAATGTGTGCAGGGGGTTCTGTTTGGGTTCAGATCAAGGGTTTTTGTGAGAGAAACAAAAGTGACATACAGGCCTCCTTGGTCCatcactcattttcttttctcaattgCTGATTGAGGGAGATCATAGGTGAGGCCACCTGAGGACCAAAATGCATCTGCTTGTCTGGTGAGAAGAAAATCAGGGTTCTAGCTCCCAGATCTGGGATGCTCTTGGCTCTGCTCTCTTTGCCCCCTGGCCGTGTCCTCAGGCTAGCAGCATGTTGGTGGCCCCAAAGCCAAATGCCCCTTGTACAGAAAGGAGATTGCCCTTGTTTCACTGccatcttctttttatttatttatttagagatggagtttcgctcctctTGCCCAGGTTTCACTGCcatcttgttatttatttattttgagatggtacagtggcgtgatcttggctcaccacaacctctgcctcctgggttcaagcaattcttctgcctcagctgcccgagtaggtgggattacaggcatgccccactactcccagctaattttgtatttatttattttttttcagtagagatgaggtttctccatgttggtcaggctggtctcgaactcctgacctcaggtgatccacccaccttgccctcccaaagtgctgggattacaggcgtaagccactgcgcccagccactgcCATCATCTTTAGGAAGAGAGAAGTGACCATGCCTGAACCAGTCATTGGCAAGAGGAACGGTGTTACGGACTGAATGTTCATGTTCCTCCagaattcatatgctgaagcctcTGTCCACACGTGCGCACCAGATGAGGGCCATGTGTGCACACAAGGTGGCTGTCTACAAGGCCAGAAAGAGGGCTGTCAACAGGAACTGcgtctgctggcaccttgatcttgaacttcccagcctccagaactgtgagaaagaaatcTCTATGGTGTAAGCCACTAGTCTGTGGCATTGTTATAGCAGCTCGAGAAGACTAAGGCAGATGGGCTCCCAGGACTGGCCCAGACCAGCCAGGGCTCCTTGTAGAAAAGGCTGATGCCAGGGTTGGCACATGGAGGGTACAAGGAGGACTCGCCTGGAGTATCTTTTGGTGTAAGAAACCTATCGAAGAATAATGGCTTGTTCCACTGGCCAAAGATGGGACAATTTGAACATCAAAAGAGATACTGACTCCACTCCTGACTTCTGCTTCTGAAAAAATGAAGTAGGTGTTTTCCCTATTCCTCCCACTAAGTACAGTTAACAACCCTGGATGttacatataaaacaaacaaaaagactccGAGCGATGGAGAGAAGGCACCCTAGCCTGGCTGGGATCCTCAGGACCTGAGGCTCCACAGAGAGAAATTCCTGGAATCTGGACCCCATGGCCCAGTCAGGTTACACAAAACTGATCATCACAGATCTGTAGAACTATACAAAAGTGCTAACATTCATGATTAGAGTCTCAGAAGGtaaggaggaagagagtggaatggaaaaagtattcaaaaaaataatcactaaaggccaggtgcagtggcccatgcctgtaatcccagcactttgggaaaccaaggtgggaggatcgcttaagcccaggagttcgagaccaggctgggcaacatggcaaacctgtctctaca contains:
- the COMMD4 gene encoding COMM domain-containing protein 4 isoform X1, whose product is MKRFRFCGDLDCPDWVLAEISTLAKMSSVKLRLLCSQVLKELLGQGIDYEKILKLTADAKFESGDVKATVAVLSFILSSAAKHSVDGESLSSELQQLGLPKEHAASLCRCYEEKQSPLQKHLRVCSLRMNRLAGVGWRVDYTLSSSLLQSVEEPMVHLRLEVAAAPGTPAQPVAMSLSADKFQVLLAELKQAQTLMSSLG
- the COMMD4 gene encoding COMM domain-containing protein 4 isoform X3; protein product: MKRFRFCGDLDCPDWVLAEISTLAKMYEKILKLTADAKFESGDVKATVAVLSFILSSAAKHSVDGESLSSELQQLGLPKEHAASLCRCYEEKQSPLQKHLRVCSLRMNRLAGVGWRVDYTLSSSLLQSVEEPMVHLRLEVAAAPGTPAQPVAMSLSADKFQVLLAELKQAQTLMSSLG
- the COMMD4 gene encoding COMM domain-containing protein 4 isoform X5, whose product is MKRFRFCGDLDCPDWVLAEISTLAKMSSVKLRLLCSQVLKELLGQGIDYEKILKLTADAKFESGDVKATVAVLSFILSSAAKHSVDGESLSSELQQLGLPKEHAASLCRCYEEKQSPLQKHLRVCSLRKLKQAQTLMSSLG
- the COMMD4 gene encoding COMM domain-containing protein 4 isoform X7, which encodes MKRFRFCGDLDCPDWVLAEISTLAKMYEKILKLTADAKFESGDVKATVAVLSFILSSAAKHSVDGESLSSELQQLGLPKEHAASLCRCYEEKQSPLQKHLRVCSLRKLKQAQTLMSSLG
- the COMMD4 gene encoding COMM domain-containing protein 4 isoform X6; the encoded protein is MRFRFCGDLDCPDWVLAEISTLAKMSSVKLRLLCSQVLKELLGQGIDYEKILKLTADAKFESGDVKATVAVLSFILSSAAKHSVDGESLSSELQQLGLPKEHAASLCRCYEEKQSPLQKHLRVCSLRKLKQAQTLMSSLG
- the COMMD4 gene encoding COMM domain-containing protein 4 isoform X2 — its product is MRFRFCGDLDCPDWVLAEISTLAKMSSVKLRLLCSQVLKELLGQGIDYEKILKLTADAKFESGDVKATVAVLSFILSSAAKHSVDGESLSSELQQLGLPKEHAASLCRCYEEKQSPLQKHLRVCSLRMNRLAGVGWRVDYTLSSSLLQSVEEPMVHLRLEVAAAPGTPAQPVAMSLSADKFQVLLAELKQAQTLMSSLG
- the COMMD4 gene encoding COMM domain-containing protein 4 isoform X8, which translates into the protein MRFRFCGDLDCPDWVLAEISTLAKMYEKILKLTADAKFESGDVKATVAVLSFILSSAAKHSVDGESLSSELQQLGLPKEHAASLCRCYEEKQSPLQKHLRVCSLRKLKQAQTLMSSLG
- the COMMD4 gene encoding COMM domain-containing protein 4 isoform X4 translates to MRFRFCGDLDCPDWVLAEISTLAKMYEKILKLTADAKFESGDVKATVAVLSFILSSAAKHSVDGESLSSELQQLGLPKEHAASLCRCYEEKQSPLQKHLRVCSLRMNRLAGVGWRVDYTLSSSLLQSVEEPMVHLRLEVAAAPGTPAQPVAMSLSADKFQVLLAELKQAQTLMSSLG